In Staphylococcus lloydii, the following proteins share a genomic window:
- a CDS encoding sigma factor-like helix-turn-helix DNA-binding protein, with protein sequence MDEVKKHSFYMSKYFNDKVIDNMRELYKQDKNMLNQFRKELHIRGIGFREELQNNFLKGIEYNVYPYISINDNKDRYKSFPFELFGLTQIVVDLKINSDEFFNYVPVNGFDKFIIPERKELFMSKLKEYGFELIYKQEEVIEKRSHNDLDISNYVPNQLFSHFIKYCKYKDYTINEIDEALAEYKNAKGTRKKTWKKIHQYCVEKELIKNDSILKYNFHNKELDELLSSYNKSYLKFMDMYFSEDNLLSKRPYVYGQSVIWDIFENNNVQHDHYLLNFNTKLTELKNHVNYMYIKDMPISDIINFYELSDIFLNETRLVNELGIEFYDKAIIEILLEFIEKLPDFTKIKNEILKSVSERELKVLRNRNKGKTLEEIAKEINVTRERVRQIEVKAKRNLKGSSELSKMINFILFKFRKKSIIQLSQIIKYLSIELEYSFIIAVLLEENSKYLVNDEYMLLISHRLYRNMKNEIEWYVSNGSLVIPLNELEYIYEENMEFATKWLNEFNYKLVNKNFVQSNITIVAALEYVMYLNKDKIFINNDEGYEALKHQVETLFDKEINSNSRALFSRVADAKNVILIDRNAYKYEDFEDIDGEFLVEIKQLVNEELTQGKYADPRVIYKYNSKLMQENNVYSYSHLYSIIKNFYSEDFKVGHQNTLYIYPKDSNNLTAEDILSSYLRGNSPVKIDEVIKDLKWKRNKLEQMIPRLGDVIVNGNQEIVQISGIEEEVQYQALYNLVNNEIKNGYIITADLYMKVAFDDKLSVLINRYNINDLHSFAQFVKSKFMFMHGYSQFLYSKYSEYRNIEDIMVFKLPKITTFKTLRDFVVEKGYSEQRYYKAKEILIEKNKIIPYNNDHFLNLEKFSFPLDVERKILEILKCKFEDKTYINKSQLQDIDIELDDSLMVTPEIIANVAKTNGYHLLEAYYGSTYELPIITVERFNSYAEFVYKIVKEEFKDIYNEENLLLFLKSYELINQNSDQIYFTLKESDYFTFDNVGFFYLNEGGV encoded by the coding sequence TTGGATGAGGTTAAAAAGCACAGCTTCTATATGTCTAAATACTTTAATGATAAGGTAATAGACAATATGAGGGAGCTATATAAACAAGATAAAAATATGTTGAATCAATTTCGGAAAGAATTACATATTAGAGGCATTGGGTTTAGAGAAGAATTGCAAAATAATTTTTTAAAAGGTATAGAATACAACGTTTACCCATATATTAGCATTAATGATAATAAAGATAGATATAAATCTTTTCCTTTCGAACTTTTTGGATTAACACAAATAGTGGTTGATTTAAAAATAAATTCAGATGAATTTTTTAATTATGTACCAGTTAATGGTTTTGATAAATTTATAATACCCGAACGAAAAGAGTTATTTATGTCAAAATTAAAAGAATATGGATTTGAATTAATTTATAAGCAAGAGGAAGTTATTGAAAAAAGGTCACATAATGATCTTGATATATCTAACTATGTTCCTAATCAATTATTTTCTCACTTTATTAAATATTGTAAATATAAAGACTATACCATTAATGAAATTGATGAAGCCTTGGCAGAATATAAAAATGCAAAAGGTACTAGAAAGAAAACATGGAAAAAAATACACCAATACTGTGTTGAAAAAGAATTAATAAAAAATGATAGTATTTTAAAATACAATTTTCACAATAAAGAATTAGATGAACTATTAAGTAGTTATAATAAAAGTTATTTGAAGTTTATGGATATGTATTTTAGTGAAGATAATTTATTATCGAAAAGGCCCTATGTGTATGGACAAAGTGTGATATGGGATATTTTCGAAAATAACAATGTACAACATGACCATTATTTATTAAATTTTAATACTAAATTGACAGAATTAAAAAATCATGTCAATTATATGTATATTAAGGATATGCCTATTTCTGACATTATAAATTTTTATGAGTTATCAGATATATTTTTAAATGAAACGAGATTGGTAAACGAGTTAGGAATAGAATTTTATGATAAAGCTATTATTGAGATACTTTTAGAATTTATAGAGAAATTACCTGATTTTACAAAAATTAAGAATGAGATTTTAAAATCTGTATCTGAAAGAGAATTAAAAGTGCTTAGAAATAGAAATAAAGGTAAAACTTTAGAAGAAATAGCGAAAGAAATTAATGTTACGAGAGAAAGAGTAAGACAAATAGAAGTAAAAGCTAAACGCAATCTGAAAGGTTCTAGTGAACTTAGTAAAATGATAAATTTCATTTTGTTTAAATTTAGAAAGAAATCTATTATTCAACTATCACAAATTATAAAATATTTAAGTATAGAATTAGAATATAGCTTTATAATTGCTGTTTTATTAGAAGAAAATTCGAAATATTTAGTAAACGATGAATATATGCTTTTGATTTCACATAGATTATATAGAAATATGAAAAATGAAATAGAATGGTATGTTTCAAATGGCAGTTTGGTAATACCTTTGAATGAATTAGAATATATCTATGAAGAAAACATGGAATTTGCTACAAAATGGTTGAATGAATTTAATTATAAATTAGTGAATAAAAATTTTGTTCAATCCAATATAACAATTGTAGCAGCCTTAGAGTATGTTATGTATTTAAACAAAGATAAAATATTTATAAATAATGATGAAGGATATGAAGCCTTAAAACATCAAGTCGAAACTTTGTTTGATAAGGAAATTAATTCTAATTCAAGAGCATTATTTTCAAGAGTGGCTGATGCTAAAAATGTCATTTTAATAGATAGAAATGCTTATAAATATGAAGATTTTGAAGATATTGATGGGGAGTTTTTAGTTGAAATTAAACAACTTGTAAATGAAGAACTTACACAAGGTAAGTATGCGGATCCTAGAGTAATTTATAAGTATAATTCAAAATTAATGCAAGAGAACAATGTCTATTCTTATTCCCATTTGTATTCCATAATCAAAAATTTTTATTCAGAAGACTTTAAAGTTGGACATCAAAACACACTTTATATTTATCCAAAAGATTCTAATAATTTAACTGCAGAAGATATATTGAGCAGTTATCTAAGGGGAAATTCGCCTGTAAAGATTGATGAAGTAATAAAAGATCTAAAATGGAAGAGAAACAAATTAGAACAAATGATTCCGAGGCTTGGCGATGTCATAGTAAATGGTAACCAAGAAATTGTTCAAATTAGTGGTATAGAGGAAGAAGTACAATATCAAGCCCTATATAATTTAGTGAATAATGAAATAAAAAATGGATATATAATTACTGCTGACTTGTATATGAAAGTTGCTTTTGATGACAAGTTATCTGTATTGATAAATAGATATAATATTAATGATCTTCATAGTTTTGCGCAATTTGTAAAATCTAAGTTCATGTTTATGCATGGATATTCCCAGTTCTTATATAGTAAATATTCCGAATATAGAAATATCGAAGATATTATGGTATTTAAATTACCTAAAATCACGACTTTTAAAACGTTACGCGATTTTGTTGTTGAAAAAGGATATTCTGAACAACGTTATTATAAAGCGAAAGAAATATTAATAGAAAAAAATAAAATTATACCTTATAATAATGACCATTTTCTGAATCTTGAAAAATTTAGTTTTCCATTAGATGTTGAAAGAAAAATATTGGAAATACTAAAGTGCAAGTTCGAAGATAAAACATACATTAATAAGTCGCAACTTCAAGATATAGATATAGAACTTGATGATTCACTTATGGTTACTCCTGAAATCATAGCAAATGTTGCAAAAACAAATGGTTATCATTTGCTTGAAGCTTATTATGGTTCAACCTATGAATTACCAATTATCACAGTTGAAAGGTTTAATTCTTATGCTGAATTTGTATATAAAATTGTTAAAGAAGAATTTAAAGATATATATAATGAAGAAAATTTATTATTATTTTTAAAAAGTTATGAATTAATCAATCAAAATTCAGATCAAATATATTTCACACTTAAAGAAAGTGATTATTTTACTTTTGATAATGTAGGTTTTTTTTACTTAAATGAAGGAGGTGTATAG
- a CDS encoding HNH endonuclease, producing MIKIEKPDISVKKLFHDCIYNLKRENEKLLISHSIEELENIYKKYDEYAIENDLHKFDMRIDTETENIVGKLYKNKLVNPKEKARLYYDKIINYQKSKKASSPIKFNDEFRICPMCHTSEVDNLDHYLPKAKYPVLSLNPINLIPICSKCNRNKIDYIPNSKYDNLIHLYFDDLENLNWLNIEITNIDTLSFTYYVDKLAFEDPILYKRTKRTFEVFGIGKTYEILATTEMEDQIVNLIHFAQCSSKNEFQEYLLSFIKNHTSKNIWKVALYKELSENDEFYVLLNNTKYF from the coding sequence ATGATTAAAATTGAAAAACCTGATATAAGTGTGAAAAAATTATTTCATGACTGTATATATAACTTGAAAAGAGAGAATGAAAAACTTTTAATTAGTCATTCGATTGAAGAACTTGAAAATATTTATAAAAAGTATGATGAATATGCGATTGAAAATGATTTACATAAATTTGACATGAGAATTGATACAGAAACGGAAAATATAGTTGGAAAATTGTATAAAAATAAATTAGTAAATCCAAAGGAAAAAGCTAGATTATATTATGACAAAATTATTAACTATCAAAAAAGCAAAAAAGCAAGCAGTCCTATAAAGTTTAATGATGAATTTAGGATTTGTCCCATGTGTCACACTAGTGAAGTTGATAATTTAGATCATTATTTACCTAAAGCAAAATATCCTGTATTATCATTGAACCCAATCAATTTAATACCCATATGTAGTAAATGTAATAGGAATAAAATTGATTATATACCAAATTCTAAGTATGACAATTTAATTCATTTATATTTTGATGATTTAGAAAATTTAAATTGGTTAAACATAGAGATTACTAATATTGATACATTGTCTTTTACATACTACGTAGATAAATTAGCATTTGAAGATCCAATTTTATATAAAAGAACTAAGAGAACATTTGAGGTTTTTGGCATTGGAAAAACTTACGAAATATTAGCAACTACAGAAATGGAAGATCAAATTGTCAATCTAATTCATTTTGCTCAATGCTCTAGTAAAAATGAATTTCAAGAATATCTATTAAGTTTCATTAAAAATCACACTAGTAAAAATATTTGGAAAGTTGCATTGTATAAAGAATTATCTGAAAATGATGAATTTTATGTTTTGTTAAATAATACTAAATACTTCTAA
- a CDS encoding AAA family ATPase, whose protein sequence is MNLYERSYFSGPCNGEGFYLVKDNWNDFGYETLFVLHYYDGETNKEIGGVKIGNYQNNSKTNINDLINGNNENVFSLGNGKDYYLNLNKLNNEKKLFILKEMNDIAYDLDLFERIKDLDITKESLLRWVSPLTIKGQFNRIIENKVELTSFEFTFNNDEFKIDFEIEPKSKPQTNLQGIIGNNGIGKTKLLKDILVAFIKNDTGSLYNKESEDELIFANALLVSFSIFDDNTNILKHINNNKNTKLNYIGVQKWNDDKLLNKSNEELANEFCESVEQILKKSDGSDERWDKIVELLNIEQLELNLSNIDELKKDDKEEFEQIFKALSSGQKIVILTLTKMIEHVVEKTLILIDEPEMYLHPPLLASYMRAISKLLIEQNGVGIIATHSPIVMQELRRDCINIVKGFQDKRTITKPRIETYGENVGSLIREVFGLEVEKTGYYQQLLLEVEAGKNYEELVEEYQDSIGKEAKSILRVLIKHRGDIND, encoded by the coding sequence TTGAATTTATACGAAAGAAGTTATTTTTCTGGACCATGTAATGGCGAAGGTTTTTATTTGGTAAAAGATAATTGGAATGACTTTGGCTATGAAACATTATTTGTCTTACATTATTATGATGGAGAAACTAATAAAGAAATTGGTGGAGTTAAAATAGGGAATTATCAAAATAATTCAAAAACTAACATTAATGACTTAATTAATGGTAACAATGAAAATGTTTTCAGCTTAGGTAATGGTAAAGATTATTATCTCAATTTAAATAAACTAAATAACGAGAAAAAGTTATTTATTTTAAAGGAAATGAATGATATTGCATATGATTTAGACTTGTTTGAAAGAATAAAAGATCTAGATATTACAAAAGAGTCATTATTAAGATGGGTTTCCCCGCTAACAATTAAAGGGCAATTTAATAGAATAATTGAAAATAAAGTAGAATTGACTTCATTTGAGTTTACATTTAATAATGATGAATTCAAAATTGATTTTGAAATAGAGCCAAAATCTAAACCACAGACCAATTTACAAGGGATAATTGGAAATAATGGTATAGGTAAAACAAAGCTATTAAAAGATATATTAGTAGCTTTCATAAAAAACGATACAGGAAGTTTATACAATAAAGAATCAGAAGATGAATTAATCTTTGCTAATGCGTTATTAGTATCGTTTAGTATATTTGATGACAATACCAATATTTTAAAACATATAAATAATAATAAGAATACGAAGTTAAATTATATAGGTGTACAAAAATGGAATGATGATAAACTTTTGAACAAGAGTAACGAGGAACTGGCTAATGAATTTTGTGAAAGTGTTGAACAAATCTTAAAAAAAAGTGATGGTAGTGACGAACGTTGGGATAAAATAGTAGAATTATTGAATATTGAGCAACTTGAGTTGAATTTAAGTAATATTGATGAACTTAAAAAGGATGATAAAGAGGAATTTGAACAAATTTTTAAAGCTCTAAGTTCAGGACAAAAAATTGTAATTTTAACATTAACGAAAATGATAGAACATGTAGTTGAAAAAACACTAATATTAATAGATGAACCAGAAATGTATTTACATCCACCTTTACTAGCATCATATATGAGAGCAATTTCTAAACTGTTAATTGAACAGAATGGGGTAGGTATTATTGCAACACATTCTCCAATTGTAATGCAGGAATTAAGACGTGATTGTATAAACATAGTAAAAGGCTTTCAAGATAAAAGGACAATTACTAAGCCAAGAATTGAAACTTATGGAGAAAATGTCGGTTCATTAATTAGAGAAGTTTTTGGTTTAGAAGTTGAAAAAACAGGATACTATCAACAACTTCTATTAGAAGTGGAAGCAGGAAAAAATTATGAAGAATTAGTTGAAGAATATCAAGATTCTATAGGCAAAGAAGCCAAGTCTATATTACGAGTACTTATAAAGCATAGGGGCGATATCAATGATTAA